The following proteins are co-located in the Dromiciops gliroides isolate mDroGli1 chromosome 2, mDroGli1.pri, whole genome shotgun sequence genome:
- the MSS51 gene encoding putative protein MSS51 homolog, mitochondrial isoform X1, translating to MAPRRRRRKHSAPVVSPQVALAPAVSGPSIDELGFLSLENNVPGLSQVILQKLNMKSYEEYKAVVNGGTPKAGFGIHSLSDMFQRLEDTFRFCARCRVLPDGLPDSNVLRRCKRCRNVYYCSPECQRADWPVHKKVCWELQLVAIDRLLEWLVVTGDFSLPSGPWPWPPGAVRDWDTWFSMWGTQLDTLLESVLGGHAMSALWDSVGRPRPDPDSLRGSLRRLLTDTLSQPLTLGLGLRTLVGSTGQPGGVTVHVVGASHVETFLTSHGIYNELIQMFPGYGGLRVIMVGVDLAVESLPQLPSVLPSAPGTIQLGGYRGLYHDFWEEQIETGQAVWPDLVAAFHPGFHASQDLLAGWLPTLLLLRDYEIPTLFTVYSQQELTASLQILMKLETGIIAYGDNPFASLKPEQAYTNPNKPSVYCSAHYIMCRGTTRQLDGEAVGRMDNRI from the exons ATGGCTCCTCGGAGACGGCGCAGGAAGCACTCTGCACCAGTGGTTTCCCCTCAGGTGGCCCTGGCCCCTGCAGTCTCAGGTCCTAGCATTGATGAACTTGGCTTTCTCTCTTTGGAGAATAATGTCCCTGGCCTATCCCAGGTTATCCTTCAAAAGCTGAACATGAAGAGCTATGAGGAATACAA GGCAGTGGTGAATGGGGGAACCCCCAAGGCAGGATTCGGAATCCACAGTCTCAGTGACATGTTCCAGCGCCTGGAAGACACCTTCCGGTTCTGCGCTCGGTGCCGAGTGCTTCCTGATGGACTCCCTGACTCTAATGTCCTCCGCCGCTGTAAGAG GTGCAGAAATGTCTATTACTGTAGTCCTGAATGCCAGAGGGCAGACTGGCCAGTACACAAGAAGGTCTGTTGGGAGCTTCAGCTTGTGGCTATAGACCGACTATTGGAGTGGCTAGTGGTCACAG GTGACTTTTCCCTGCCTTCAGGCCCTTGGCCATGGCCACCAGGGGCTGTTCGGGACTGGGATACCTGGTTTTCAATGTGGGGAACACAGCTGGATACCCTGCTGGAATCTGTACTGGGGGGTCACGCAATGTCTGCCTTGTGGGACAGTGTGGGGCGCCCGCGTCCAGACCCAGATAGTCTACGGGGCTCTCTGCGCCGGCTTCTGACAGACACCCTTTCTCAGCCCCTGACATTGGGATTAGGGCTACGGACATTGGTGGGGAGTACAGGGCAGCCGGGTGGGGTCACAGTGCATGTGGTAGGTGCCTCCCATGTAGAGACTTTCCTTACCAGCCATGGGATTTACAATGAGCTTATACAGATGTTTCCTGGATACGGTGGCCTCCGAGTAATCATGGTTGGTGTGGACTTGGCTGTGGAGTCCCTCCCTCAGCTTCCCTCAGTCTTACCCTCAGCTCCTGGTACGATTCAGCTCGGCGGCTACAGGGGCCTTTATCATGACTTCTGGGAAGAGCAGATAGAGACAGGCCAAGCAGTCTGGCCAGACCTTGTGGCAGCGTTTCATCCGG GTTTCCATGCCAGCCAAGACTTGCTGGCTGGCTGGTTGCCCACCCTACTGCTGCTTCGTGATTATGAGATCCCCACTCTCTTCACTGTGTATAG CCAACAGGAGCTGACAGCTTCCCTGCAGATCCTCATGAAACTAGAGACTGGAATCATTGCTTATGGAGATAACCCTTTTGCTTCCCTTAAACCTGAGCAAGCCTATACCAACCCCAACAAGCCATCCGTGTACTGCAGCGCTCACTACATCATGTGTCGGGGGACAACCCGACAACTGGATGGAGAAGCAGTAGGAAGAATGGATAATAGGATTTAA
- the MSS51 gene encoding putative protein MSS51 homolog, mitochondrial isoform X2, producing MFQRLEDTFRFCARCRVLPDGLPDSNVLRRCKRCRNVYYCSPECQRADWPVHKKVCWELQLVAIDRLLEWLVVTGDFSLPSGPWPWPPGAVRDWDTWFSMWGTQLDTLLESVLGGHAMSALWDSVGRPRPDPDSLRGSLRRLLTDTLSQPLTLGLGLRTLVGSTGQPGGVTVHVVGASHVETFLTSHGIYNELIQMFPGYGGLRVIMVGVDLAVESLPQLPSVLPSAPGTIQLGGYRGLYHDFWEEQIETGQAVWPDLVAAFHPGFHASQDLLAGWLPTLLLLRDYEIPTLFTVYSQQELTASLQILMKLETGIIAYGDNPFASLKPEQAYTNPNKPSVYCSAHYIMCRGTTRQLDGEAVGRMDNRI from the exons ATGTTCCAGCGCCTGGAAGACACCTTCCGGTTCTGCGCTCGGTGCCGAGTGCTTCCTGATGGACTCCCTGACTCTAATGTCCTCCGCCGCTGTAAGAG GTGCAGAAATGTCTATTACTGTAGTCCTGAATGCCAGAGGGCAGACTGGCCAGTACACAAGAAGGTCTGTTGGGAGCTTCAGCTTGTGGCTATAGACCGACTATTGGAGTGGCTAGTGGTCACAG GTGACTTTTCCCTGCCTTCAGGCCCTTGGCCATGGCCACCAGGGGCTGTTCGGGACTGGGATACCTGGTTTTCAATGTGGGGAACACAGCTGGATACCCTGCTGGAATCTGTACTGGGGGGTCACGCAATGTCTGCCTTGTGGGACAGTGTGGGGCGCCCGCGTCCAGACCCAGATAGTCTACGGGGCTCTCTGCGCCGGCTTCTGACAGACACCCTTTCTCAGCCCCTGACATTGGGATTAGGGCTACGGACATTGGTGGGGAGTACAGGGCAGCCGGGTGGGGTCACAGTGCATGTGGTAGGTGCCTCCCATGTAGAGACTTTCCTTACCAGCCATGGGATTTACAATGAGCTTATACAGATGTTTCCTGGATACGGTGGCCTCCGAGTAATCATGGTTGGTGTGGACTTGGCTGTGGAGTCCCTCCCTCAGCTTCCCTCAGTCTTACCCTCAGCTCCTGGTACGATTCAGCTCGGCGGCTACAGGGGCCTTTATCATGACTTCTGGGAAGAGCAGATAGAGACAGGCCAAGCAGTCTGGCCAGACCTTGTGGCAGCGTTTCATCCGG GTTTCCATGCCAGCCAAGACTTGCTGGCTGGCTGGTTGCCCACCCTACTGCTGCTTCGTGATTATGAGATCCCCACTCTCTTCACTGTGTATAG CCAACAGGAGCTGACAGCTTCCCTGCAGATCCTCATGAAACTAGAGACTGGAATCATTGCTTATGGAGATAACCCTTTTGCTTCCCTTAAACCTGAGCAAGCCTATACCAACCCCAACAAGCCATCCGTGTACTGCAGCGCTCACTACATCATGTGTCGGGGGACAACCCGACAACTGGATGGAGAAGCAGTAGGAAGAATGGATAATAGGATTTAA